A portion of the Bacteroides faecium genome contains these proteins:
- a CDS encoding family 43 glycosylhydrolase — translation MLRKEKATALNTSLNPATPNPFIRHMYTADPSAHVWKDGRLYVYASHDIAPPRGCDLMDRYHVFSTDDMVTWTDHGEILSSEQVPWGRKEGGFMWAPDCAYRNGTYYFYFPHPSETAWDGSWKIGVATSNKPAEGFKVQGYIEGMDPMIDPCVFVDDDGQAYVYNGGGGICKGGKLKDNMIELDGPMQLMKGLEDFHEAAWIHKYNGKYYLSYSDNHDENWNDGVKGDNRMRYAISDSPLGPWESKGIYMEPTDSYTNHGSIVKFKGQWYAFYHNSALSGHDWLRSICVDKLYHNPDGTIQMVKQTK, via the coding sequence ATATTACGGAAAGAGAAGGCGACAGCCTTGAATACTAGCCTGAATCCGGCAACTCCTAATCCTTTTATTCGGCATATGTACACGGCAGACCCTTCGGCTCATGTCTGGAAAGACGGGCGTTTGTATGTATATGCTTCCCATGACATTGCCCCGCCGCGCGGCTGTGATTTGATGGACCGTTATCATGTGTTCTCAACCGATGACATGGTGACTTGGACAGACCACGGAGAGATTCTTAGTTCTGAACAAGTACCCTGGGGACGGAAAGAGGGTGGTTTCATGTGGGCGCCGGACTGCGCTTACAGGAATGGTACTTATTATTTCTATTTTCCTCATCCCAGCGAGACAGCTTGGGACGGCAGTTGGAAGATTGGAGTAGCTACCAGTAACAAGCCGGCCGAAGGATTCAAAGTGCAGGGATATATCGAGGGAATGGATCCGATGATCGACCCTTGTGTTTTTGTGGACGATGACGGGCAGGCTTATGTCTACAATGGCGGTGGCGGCATTTGCAAAGGTGGCAAACTGAAAGACAATATGATAGAACTGGATGGCCCGATGCAATTGATGAAAGGATTGGAAGACTTCCACGAAGCAGCCTGGATTCACAAATATAACGGCAAATATTATCTGTCTTACTCCGACAATCATGATGAAAACTGGAACGACGGCGTGAAAGGGGATAACCGGATGCGTTATGCTATCAGTGACTCCCCGCTAGGTCCTTGGGAATCGAAAGGTATCTACATGGAACCGACAGACAGTTACACGAATCACGGCTCTATTGTTAAGTTCAAGGGGCAATGGTATGCTTTCTATCATAACAGCGCGCTGTCCGGACATGACTGGCTGCGTTCCATCTGTGTAGATAAACTGTATCATAATCCGGACGGTACTATCCAAATGGTAAAGCAGACCAAATAA
- a CDS encoding helix-turn-helix transcriptional regulator has translation MPANRNALIRYKTIDNCLRNPYRRWTLEDLMDACSDALYEYEGIDKGISKRTVQMDIQMMRSEKLGYNAPIVVYENKYYKYEDPEYSITQTPLNEQDLKTMSEAVEVLRQFKGFSYFTEMSDIINRLEDHVASARMKTTPVIDFEKNESLKGLDYLDIIYHAIVNEHPIRIKYRSFKARSANEFIFYPYLLKEYRNRWFVYGVRRRGRMLQNLALDRIHSLEVLQQEQSIKNTFFDPNTFFDDLVGVTKNSGSKAEKVGFKVRADEAPYIITKPIHHSQQLIEELADGSVILEIKVVINHELERVFFGYADGIQILYPKTLVELMGKKLKRAAEQYTNSQ, from the coding sequence ATGCCAGCCAATAGAAATGCCTTGATTCGTTATAAAACGATTGACAACTGTCTGCGTAATCCTTACCGACGCTGGACGTTGGAAGATTTGATGGACGCCTGTTCGGATGCCCTTTATGAATATGAGGGCATTGACAAAGGAATAAGCAAACGTACCGTGCAGATGGATATCCAGATGATGCGCAGCGAGAAGCTGGGGTATAACGCCCCGATTGTAGTGTACGAGAATAAATACTATAAATATGAAGACCCGGAATACAGCATCACGCAAACTCCGCTGAACGAACAGGATTTGAAAACAATGTCGGAAGCTGTGGAAGTATTACGACAGTTCAAAGGATTCTCTTACTTCACGGAAATGAGCGATATTATCAATCGCTTGGAAGACCATGTCGCTTCCGCACGAATGAAGACAACTCCGGTCATCGACTTCGAAAAGAATGAATCACTGAAAGGACTGGATTATCTGGACATCATCTATCACGCCATCGTAAACGAGCATCCGATACGGATTAAATATCGTTCGTTCAAAGCACGTTCGGCAAACGAATTTATTTTTTATCCTTATCTATTAAAAGAATACCGGAACCGTTGGTTTGTCTACGGAGTAAGGAGAAGGGGACGCATGTTGCAAAATTTAGCTTTGGACAGGATACACTCCTTAGAAGTCCTGCAACAAGAACAATCTATAAAGAATACATTCTTCGACCCGAATACATTCTTTGACGACCTGGTCGGAGTGACCAAGAACTCAGGAAGCAAAGCGGAAAAAGTAGGTTTCAAAGTGAGAGCCGACGAAGCGCCTTACATCATAACCAAGCCGATACATCACAGCCAGCAATTGATAGAAGAACTGGCTGACGGAAGCGTCATACTGGAAATCAAGGTAGTCATCAACCATGAACTGGAACGGGTATTCTTCGGATATGCCGACGGAATACAAATCCTGTATCCGAAGACATTGGTAGAATTGATGGGCAAGAAACTAAAAAGAGCTGCCGAACAATATACAAACTCACAATGA
- a CDS encoding patatin-like phospholipase family protein yields the protein MKNLEIDECTGLVLEGGGMRGVFTCGVLDYLMDCDIRFPYVIGVSAGACNGLSYASRQRGRAKYSNIDLLEKYNYIGLKHLLKKRNILDFDLLFNEFPEHILPYDYETYFASPERFVMVTTNCLTGEANYFEEKKDKNRVIDIVRASSSLPIVCPIAYVDGIPMLDGGIVDSIPLLRAIADGYTRNLVVLTRNRGYRKDSKDIRVPSFVYRKYPNLREALSRRCALYNEQLEMVERMEDEGKIVVIRPLKPVAVDRIEKDVQKLTEFYQEGYECARTLFEG from the coding sequence ATGAAGAACTTAGAAATAGATGAATGTACCGGATTAGTGTTGGAAGGCGGGGGAATGCGCGGCGTATTTACTTGCGGCGTACTCGATTATTTGATGGATTGCGACATTCGGTTCCCTTATGTGATAGGGGTATCTGCCGGAGCGTGCAACGGGCTTTCTTATGCTTCCCGTCAACGGGGACGTGCCAAATACAGCAATATCGACCTGTTGGAGAAGTACAATTATATCGGTCTGAAACATCTGCTCAAGAAACGGAATATCCTCGATTTCGATTTGTTGTTCAATGAATTTCCGGAACATATTCTTCCTTATGATTACGAAACATACTTTGCTTCGCCCGAACGTTTCGTCATGGTGACTACAAACTGCCTGACGGGAGAAGCCAACTATTTTGAAGAGAAGAAAGACAAGAACCGGGTGATTGATATTGTCCGTGCTTCCAGCAGTTTGCCTATTGTCTGTCCCATTGCTTATGTAGACGGTATTCCGATGCTCGACGGGGGAATTGTGGACTCCATTCCTCTGTTGCGTGCCATTGCCGATGGTTATACGCGCAATCTCGTTGTGCTCACCCGCAACCGTGGTTACCGGAAAGATTCCAAAGATATTCGTGTCCCGTCATTCGTATATCGCAAATATCCGAATTTGCGCGAAGCGTTGAGCCGGCGTTGTGCCCTGTACAATGAACAGTTGGAGATGGTGGAGCGCATGGAAGATGAAGGAAAGATTGTCGTTATCCGTCCGTTGAAACCGGTAGCCGTAGACCGCATCGAGAAAGATGTGCAGAAGCTGACGGAGTTTTATCAGGAAGGATATGAGTGCGCAAGAACTTTATTTGAAGGATAA
- a CDS encoding DUF4907 domain-containing protein, which yields MKKNKIITGIGCLILLLTAGFVCYRNMTPADRYHLEVMKLGEDGYGYKIYEGERTIIVQPFIPAVAGKRAFRAEQDARRVGNLVLERIEAGDEFTISKGDLEYLGIVY from the coding sequence ATGAAGAAAAATAAGATAATAACAGGTATTGGATGCCTTATCCTGTTACTTACCGCCGGGTTTGTCTGTTACCGGAACATGACTCCCGCAGACCGCTACCATTTGGAAGTGATGAAACTCGGAGAGGACGGATACGGTTATAAAATCTATGAGGGAGAACGTACGATTATTGTTCAGCCTTTCATTCCTGCCGTTGCCGGAAAAAGAGCTTTCCGTGCAGAGCAGGATGCCCGGCGAGTAGGAAATTTAGTTCTTGAACGTATAGAAGCAGGAGATGAATTTACTATATCGAAGGGGGATCTGGAGTACTTGGGGATTGTGTACTAA
- a CDS encoding Kelch repeat-containing protein translates to MDRKMNKLLCMVVVLLSLAACTEDTEYTAGVWYRRSDFDGVARNDAAGFTIGNKGYICGGYRGSNKDRLKDCWEYDIDNDWWTQCKDMSEEAIARNAATGFSVGTKGYIATGYDAKTSSFLKDCWQYDPATNDWKQMADFPGGGRRYALSFGIGQYGYLGTGYDDNYQKDFYRFDPSVGDKGEWTLINGFGGQKRQGGQVFIIDDVAYICGGENNNSDVTDFWCFDPSNASNPWKQLRDIKDSSDDDYDDDYTSIARCYGCAFVIDGKGYLAVGQAAGGSLRTNYWIYDPSTDLWEGEDLTDFEGSARAKAVCFSTGTRGFITTGGSTSSSYYDDTWELKPYEYEEK, encoded by the coding sequence ATGGATAGAAAAATGAATAAATTACTTTGCATGGTGGTCGTACTGCTCTCATTGGCGGCATGTACGGAGGATACGGAATATACGGCAGGTGTGTGGTATCGCCGTTCTGATTTTGATGGGGTGGCACGTAATGATGCTGCCGGGTTTACTATTGGCAACAAAGGGTATATTTGCGGCGGATACCGGGGAAGCAACAAAGACCGCCTGAAAGATTGCTGGGAGTATGATATTGATAATGACTGGTGGACTCAATGCAAAGACATGAGTGAAGAAGCCATTGCCCGGAACGCGGCGACAGGCTTTTCTGTAGGGACGAAAGGATATATTGCCACAGGATATGACGCTAAGACCAGTTCGTTTCTGAAAGATTGCTGGCAATATGACCCGGCAACGAATGATTGGAAACAGATGGCGGACTTTCCCGGGGGAGGACGCCGTTATGCACTTTCTTTCGGCATCGGGCAATACGGTTATTTGGGTACGGGCTACGATGATAACTATCAGAAGGATTTTTACCGCTTTGACCCTTCGGTGGGTGATAAGGGAGAATGGACGCTTATCAATGGCTTCGGTGGACAGAAGCGCCAGGGCGGACAGGTTTTTATCATTGATGATGTAGCCTATATCTGCGGTGGTGAGAATAATAACTCGGATGTCACGGACTTTTGGTGCTTTGACCCGTCGAATGCATCCAATCCCTGGAAGCAACTGCGTGACATCAAAGATTCCAGTGATGATGATTATGATGACGACTATACTTCTATCGCACGCTGCTATGGCTGTGCTTTTGTGATTGACGGTAAAGGATATCTGGCCGTAGGACAGGCTGCGGGTGGGAGCTTGCGTACCAACTATTGGATATATGACCCTTCTACGGATTTGTGGGAAGGTGAAGACCTGACCGATTTCGAGGGCAGCGCACGTGCGAAAGCTGTTTGCTTTTCCACAGGAACACGGGGATTTATAACGACCGGTGGTAGTACTTCCTCGTCCTATTATGACGATACCTGGGAGTTGAAACCTTATGAATATGAAGAAAAATAA
- a CDS encoding DUF4270 family protein, translated as MKSILVLFSLFLFLSFSSCLDESSAIGGKWVESSFRNVQTDSCTVSLSTILSDSLATSGDTVCQIGHRKDELWGTITASFYAEYEIPSFSFNDETVYTFDSITIRLYSSGNYLGDTLSTQRIHMHRLTENIQLDDYGYLYSTTRTSYEASPLTSFSFKPTPGQRTKEMEVRLPDNWGEEWFNLMLQDARQMESQELFHDYFKGIAFIPDIDNDACVNGFQVNDSSLCITLYYHEQAEISTEKTLVFNASSSLIYNKVSYDRTGTPIEGLKSGADNALSTSRTEHQCYLQGMTGMYIAIDFPHLNNLCAEGELVTIESATLQLYPVKGTYDGMYPLPASLTLYTSNEDNVRQDVITDLTGSSVQTGNLVVDDMAYEETYYSFDITSFLQSNLGTTGYNRQKLQLFLPDNLFYTTLQGVIFGDGEHTANKKNTKLIILYKIYQQ; from the coding sequence ATGAAATCAATCTTAGTACTTTTTTCGCTCTTTCTATTTCTTTCCTTTTCCTCTTGCCTGGACGAATCATCCGCAATAGGCGGGAAATGGGTGGAAAGCTCTTTCCGGAATGTACAGACAGACAGTTGTACCGTATCGCTCAGTACCATCCTTAGTGACTCACTGGCAACTTCGGGTGATACCGTTTGTCAGATAGGACATCGCAAAGATGAATTATGGGGGACTATTACGGCCTCATTCTATGCCGAATACGAAATCCCCTCTTTCTCCTTTAATGACGAGACGGTATATACATTCGATTCCATCACCATCCGTCTTTACTCCTCCGGCAATTATTTAGGAGATACACTAAGTACCCAACGCATCCATATGCACCGCCTGACGGAAAATATCCAACTGGATGATTACGGGTATCTATACAGTACCACCCGGACATCGTATGAAGCATCTCCCCTGACCTCGTTCAGTTTCAAGCCGACTCCCGGACAAAGGACAAAAGAAATGGAAGTGCGCCTGCCCGACAACTGGGGGGAAGAGTGGTTTAACCTGATGCTGCAAGACGCGCGTCAAATGGAGTCGCAGGAGCTCTTCCATGATTACTTCAAGGGAATCGCCTTTATTCCGGACATCGACAATGACGCCTGCGTCAACGGATTCCAGGTGAATGATTCCAGTTTGTGTATTACGCTTTACTACCATGAACAGGCGGAAATTTCAACGGAAAAGACACTTGTATTCAATGCCAGCAGTTCTCTTATATATAATAAGGTATCATATGACCGTACCGGCACTCCGATTGAGGGACTGAAAAGCGGCGCCGACAATGCCCTGTCCACGTCCCGGACAGAACACCAATGTTATCTGCAAGGCATGACAGGAATGTATATCGCTATCGACTTCCCGCATTTGAATAATCTCTGCGCGGAAGGCGAACTCGTGACCATCGAAAGCGCCACGTTACAACTCTATCCGGTGAAGGGGACATATGACGGAATGTACCCGCTCCCCGCAAGCCTGACACTTTATACTTCCAATGAGGATAACGTGAGACAGGATGTTATCACCGACCTTACCGGAAGCTCCGTACAGACGGGTAACCTGGTGGTTGACGACATGGCTTACGAAGAGACGTATTATTCTTTCGACATCACCTCTTTCCTGCAAAGCAACCTGGGAACAACCGGCTATAACCGGCAGAAGTTACAGTTATTCCTTCCCGACAACTTGTTCTACACCACCCTGCAAGGTGTTATCTTCGGCGATGGGGAGCATACGGCTAATAAAAAGAACACCAAACTTATCATACTCTACAAAATTTATCAACAATGA
- a CDS encoding aminopeptidase C has translation MKKSILIAALGLCSLSMTAQDAKPQEGFVFTTVKENPITSIKNQNRSSTCWSFSTLGFVESELLRMGKGEYDLAEMFVVHKTMQDRGVNYVRYHGDSSFSPGGSFYDVMYCIKNYGIVPQEVMPGIMYGDTLPVHNELDAVASGYINAIAKGKLSKLTPVWKNGLAAIYDTYLGKCPENFTYKGKEYTPKSFAESLGLNPDDYVSLTSYTHHPFYSQFAIEIQDNWRNGLSYNLPIDELMAVMDNAVKKGYTFAWGSDVSEQGFTRNGTAVMPDAAKGAELSGSDMARWTGLTAADKQKEMTTKPFQEMEITQEMRQTAFDNWETTDDHGMVIYGIAKDQNGKEYFMVKNSWGKAGKYKGIWYASKAFVAYKTMNILVHKDALPKEIAKKLGIK, from the coding sequence ATGAAAAAAAGTATCCTTATCGCTGCTTTGGGCTTATGCAGCCTGAGCATGACGGCACAAGACGCAAAACCCCAAGAGGGATTTGTATTCACGACAGTGAAAGAAAACCCGATTACTTCCATCAAGAATCAGAACCGTTCGAGCACGTGCTGGAGTTTCTCCACTCTCGGATTTGTAGAATCAGAACTACTTCGTATGGGCAAAGGCGAATATGACCTGGCTGAAATGTTTGTGGTACACAAAACGATGCAGGACCGCGGAGTAAACTATGTACGTTATCATGGTGACAGTTCTTTTTCTCCGGGCGGAAGTTTCTACGATGTAATGTATTGCATCAAGAATTATGGTATCGTTCCGCAGGAAGTGATGCCGGGAATCATGTATGGTGATACGCTGCCGGTACATAACGAACTGGACGCTGTTGCTTCCGGCTATATCAACGCCATCGCCAAGGGCAAACTGAGCAAGCTGACTCCGGTATGGAAAAACGGACTGGCAGCTATCTATGACACTTATTTGGGTAAATGCCCGGAAAACTTCACTTATAAAGGCAAGGAATATACTCCGAAATCTTTTGCCGAATCACTGGGATTGAATCCTGACGATTACGTATCACTGACTTCTTATACGCATCATCCGTTCTATTCCCAATTCGCTATCGAAATTCAGGATAACTGGCGCAACGGCTTGTCTTACAATCTGCCTATCGACGAACTGATGGCTGTAATGGACAACGCCGTAAAGAAAGGTTATACTTTCGCATGGGGCAGCGACGTGAGCGAACAAGGTTTCACACGCAATGGTACTGCCGTAATGCCGGATGCAGCGAAAGGCGCTGAACTTAGCGGTTCGGATATGGCTCGCTGGACAGGTCTGACGGCTGCTGACAAGCAGAAAGAAATGACTACCAAACCGTTCCAGGAAATGGAAATCACTCAGGAAATGCGTCAAACAGCTTTCGATAACTGGGAAACGACTGACGACCACGGAATGGTAATCTATGGTATCGCTAAAGACCAAAACGGAAAAGAATACTTCATGGTGAAGAACTCCTGGGGTAAAGCGGGCAAATACAAGGGTATCTGGTATGCTTCCAAAGCATTCGTAGCCTACAAGACTATGAACATCCTGGTACACAAAGATGCGCTTCCTAAGGAAATCGCCAAGAAACTGGGCATCAAATAA
- a CDS encoding LytR/AlgR family response regulator transcription factor, whose amino-acid sequence MKCLAIDDEPLALAQISDYISRVPFLSLVKSCQDAFEAMKVLAEEEVDLIFVDINMPDLNGLDFVRSLISPPLVIFTTAYSEYAVDGFKLDAVDYLLKPFEFQDLLKAADKARKQFEYRLLEQQGELGNASQIKGDSLFVKSDYKVIRIDVNNIRYIEGMSEYVRIFVEGEDRAVITLASLQKMEERLPTHFMRVHRSYIVNLRKITEVSRLRIIFDKNTYIPVSDNYKDKFTEYIGKLSLS is encoded by the coding sequence ATGAAATGTTTAGCAATAGATGACGAACCGTTGGCATTGGCACAAATCTCGGATTATATATCCCGTGTCCCTTTTTTGTCTTTAGTGAAATCCTGCCAGGATGCTTTCGAAGCAATGAAGGTATTGGCGGAAGAAGAAGTAGACCTGATATTCGTGGATATCAATATGCCCGATTTGAACGGACTGGACTTTGTACGGTCACTGATTAGTCCGCCATTGGTCATTTTCACCACCGCCTATTCGGAATATGCGGTAGACGGCTTTAAACTGGATGCCGTGGATTACCTGCTGAAACCGTTCGAGTTTCAGGATTTGCTGAAAGCGGCGGACAAAGCCCGCAAACAGTTTGAATACCGGTTATTGGAACAGCAGGGAGAACTGGGAAACGCTTCGCAGATAAAAGGGGACTCGCTGTTTGTGAAGAGCGATTATAAGGTAATCCGTATCGACGTGAACAATATCCGCTATATAGAAGGTATGAGTGAATACGTGCGTATCTTTGTAGAAGGAGAGGACAGGGCGGTTATCACGCTTGCCAGTCTCCAGAAAATGGAAGAACGGCTTCCCACGCATTTCATGCGGGTTCACCGTTCTTATATTGTCAATCTTCGAAAGATTACCGAAGTTTCCCGTCTCCGTATTATCTTCGATAAGAATACTTATATTCCTGTCAGTGATAATTATAAGGATAAATTCACCGAATATATCGGAAAACTGAGCCTTTCTTAA
- a CDS encoding sensor histidine kinase: MERQRKQQLLEQGIYGAIWVVIFLLPLIGGYFAMSGGLEREEIRMIIRDSWLGILPFFMLFLLNNYGLVPYLLFKKKYGQYFVSLFLLIIAVCWFVPSPYMERFRKDFRHDGLHRDVKESPRDQIIKMREKSREKGEAYWNEPEREKPPMEMGNPKGGPKAFPKRGPLPYPPFGIRYLIHFAIAFLMVGFNIAIKLFFKSFRDEEMLKELEHQRLQSELQYLKYQINPHFFMNTLNNIHALVDIDTGKAKSTIVELSKLMRYVLYEASNKTTLLSREVQFLENYVGLMSLRYTNKVSIEMYFPAEVPKVEIPPLLFISFVENAFKHGVSYRNESFIRVLVQLEEDNRLSFRCTNSNNGSADEQHHGIGLENVRKRLRLLFGNDYTLSITDEKQTFDVLLIIPLL; this comes from the coding sequence ATGGAACGACAGCGTAAGCAACAATTGCTGGAACAGGGCATTTATGGAGCCATTTGGGTTGTAATATTCCTTCTTCCGCTGATAGGCGGATACTTTGCCATGAGTGGCGGACTCGAAAGAGAAGAAATCCGCATGATTATTCGCGACTCATGGCTAGGTATCCTTCCTTTCTTCATGCTTTTTTTGCTAAACAATTACGGACTGGTTCCCTATCTCCTTTTCAAGAAAAAATACGGGCAGTATTTTGTTTCATTGTTTTTGTTGATAATTGCTGTGTGCTGGTTCGTTCCGTCCCCTTATATGGAACGCTTCAGAAAAGACTTCAGGCACGACGGCTTGCATCGTGACGTGAAAGAAAGTCCAAGAGACCAAATTATAAAGATGAGAGAGAAGAGCAGGGAGAAAGGAGAGGCATACTGGAATGAGCCTGAGCGTGAAAAGCCCCCTATGGAAATGGGAAATCCTAAAGGTGGTCCTAAAGCTTTTCCCAAACGGGGGCCTCTTCCTTATCCCCCCTTTGGAATCCGTTACCTCATTCATTTTGCCATTGCTTTTTTGATGGTAGGGTTCAATATTGCCATCAAACTTTTCTTTAAGTCTTTCCGCGACGAAGAAATGCTGAAAGAACTCGAACACCAGCGTTTGCAATCCGAATTGCAGTACCTCAAATATCAAATCAACCCTCATTTCTTCATGAATACGCTCAATAATATTCATGCATTGGTGGACATTGATACGGGAAAAGCGAAGAGCACGATTGTCGAACTCTCTAAATTGATGCGCTATGTGCTGTATGAAGCGAGCAATAAAACCACCCTGCTTTCACGTGAGGTGCAGTTTCTCGAGAACTATGTCGGCTTGATGAGCCTGCGCTATACCAACAAAGTCTCTATCGAGATGTATTTCCCTGCCGAAGTGCCCAAGGTAGAGATTCCCCCCTTGCTCTTTATCTCTTTTGTGGAGAACGCCTTCAAGCATGGCGTCAGTTACCGGAACGAGTCTTTCATCCGCGTCCTTGTACAGTTGGAAGAAGACAACCGCCTGTCTTTCCGTTGCACGAACAGCAATAACGGCTCGGCGGATGAACAGCATCACGGCATCGGGCTCGAAAACGTACGGAAGCGTCTGCGGCTACTGTTCGGCAATGATTATACACTTTCCATTACGGACGAGAAACAAACTTTTGATGTGTTACTTATTATACCTTTATTATAA
- a CDS encoding carbohydrate-binding domain-containing protein: MKKNVLFWMPVLLLLLVNCTTESFDFGGEEGILVEGSGGGSSQPDPTVPEESGDLLGFTVAFDENDELTYGSMPETVPADDEDFIENSEFTSVVTIVYNGTTATVSNSVSGVEVSSNGGHVVVNSAVSKVEYVLSGTTANGSFKVYSDKKFKLSLAGVSILNPVGAAINIQSSKRVFVVCADGTTNILADGSSYTSATEGEDMKACFFSEGQLVFSGSGLLTVTGNYKHAITSDEYVRFRSGCNITIPAARKDGIHVNDAVVIGGGILNISSTEDAIRCEDGGITMTGGFVKVSTTANKAHGLKSYLDVAISGGAIQAQVAGAASKGISCDGNLTFSGGKLTAFTSQTALYEDNDLSSCAGIKCDGNILITGGEIAIQSTGGAGKGINCDGSITISDGTVKVITTGTQCVYGKLDSSAKGIKADGALTINGGTVLVKATGGEGSEGIESKSVLTVNNGMIAALCYDDCMNASNSIVINGGNIYCYSSGNDGIDSNGTLTITGGVIVSSGTTSPEEGFDCDQNTFKITGGIALGIGGGTSTPTSGVCTQRSVIYGGSGSNGEYLNIRSADGTDILTYQIPRTYSQMTVLFSSPNLTSGGSYTISKGGTVSGGSEFFGLYTGATYSGGTQAATFTAGSMVTQVGSTSGGGGQPGGGGGPGGWGW, encoded by the coding sequence ATGAAAAAGAATGTGTTGTTTTGGATGCCGGTACTGTTACTGCTGTTGGTGAACTGTACGACGGAGTCATTCGACTTCGGTGGGGAAGAAGGAATATTGGTCGAAGGTTCGGGCGGTGGAAGCAGCCAGCCTGACCCGACGGTTCCCGAAGAATCGGGGGATTTGTTGGGATTTACCGTCGCTTTCGATGAAAATGATGAATTGACTTACGGGAGTATGCCGGAAACAGTTCCGGCGGATGATGAAGACTTTATAGAAAATTCCGAATTTACGTCCGTAGTGACCATTGTTTATAACGGAACGACAGCGACGGTAAGCAACAGTGTTTCCGGCGTAGAAGTGTCTTCCAACGGGGGACATGTGGTAGTGAATTCTGCGGTCAGTAAAGTGGAATACGTGTTGAGCGGAACAACGGCGAACGGTTCGTTCAAAGTATATAGCGATAAAAAGTTCAAACTGTCGCTAGCAGGAGTGTCTATCCTCAATCCGGTGGGCGCGGCTATAAATATACAGTCATCCAAACGTGTATTTGTGGTATGCGCGGACGGGACGACAAATATCCTGGCAGACGGTTCTTCGTACACGTCGGCCACCGAGGGCGAAGATATGAAAGCCTGTTTCTTCAGTGAAGGACAGCTTGTATTCAGCGGCAGCGGTTTGCTGACAGTCACCGGAAACTATAAACATGCCATCACGAGTGACGAATATGTACGTTTCCGTAGCGGATGTAATATTACAATTCCCGCTGCCAGGAAAGACGGTATCCATGTCAATGACGCTGTTGTTATCGGCGGCGGAATCCTGAACATATCTTCCACCGAAGACGCCATCCGGTGCGAAGACGGTGGAATCACGATGACAGGCGGCTTTGTGAAAGTATCTACAACAGCCAACAAAGCACATGGGCTAAAATCTTATCTGGACGTAGCAATCAGTGGTGGTGCCATCCAGGCACAAGTGGCGGGAGCCGCCTCGAAAGGAATATCCTGCGATGGCAACCTGACCTTTTCGGGTGGAAAATTGACAGCCTTCACCTCTCAGACCGCCCTCTACGAAGACAATGATTTAAGCTCGTGCGCCGGAATCAAATGTGACGGCAATATCCTGATTACAGGTGGTGAAATAGCCATCCAAAGCACAGGCGGAGCCGGCAAGGGGATAAACTGCGATGGTTCTATCACCATCAGTGACGGTACGGTGAAAGTCATTACCACCGGCACCCAATGTGTATATGGCAAACTCGACTCATCGGCAAAGGGAATAAAGGCGGACGGGGCACTGACAATCAATGGCGGAACCGTATTGGTGAAAGCTACCGGCGGCGAAGGCAGTGAAGGTATCGAAAGCAAAAGCGTGCTGACTGTGAATAACGGCATGATTGCCGCCCTCTGTTACGATGACTGTATGAATGCCAGCAACAGCATTGTCATTAACGGCGGTAATATCTACTGCTACAGTTCCGGCAACGACGGTATTGACTCCAACGGCACACTGACTATCACAGGCGGAGTGATTGTATCATCCGGCACTACCTCTCCCGAAGAAGGATTCGATTGCGACCAGAACACTTTCAAGATAACCGGTGGCATTGCCCTCGGCATTGGTGGCGGGACGAGTACGCCTACTTCCGGTGTATGTACACAGCGTAGCGTTATTTATGGCGGTTCGGGCTCGAATGGAGAATATCTTAATATCCGGTCTGCCGACGGAACCGATATTCTGACTTACCAGATTCCCCGGACTTATTCTCAGATGACAGTCTTGTTCAGTAGCCCGAACCTGACGTCGGGCGGAAGTTACACAATCTCGAAAGGCGGAACCGTTTCCGGCGGCTCCGAGTTCTTCGGTTTATATACGGGAGCAACCTACTCCGGTGGTACGCAGGCGGCAACTTTCACAGCCGGCTCGATGGTGACGCAAGTCGGCAGTACGTCCGGCGGTGGCGGTCAGCCTGGTGGCGGTGGCGGACCCGGCGGATGGGGATGGTAA